One genomic window of Glycine max cultivar Williams 82 chromosome 16, Glycine_max_v4.0, whole genome shotgun sequence includes the following:
- the LOC100811896 gene encoding G-type lectin S-receptor-like serine/threonine-protein kinase At1g11300 isoform X2, whose translation MVTILVRSTTIEHQLQREFWWQTWNQTPQTQSCCISIHKESTIIQRTSRFSTFKTIRFMGFLTLTNYLIFLLIFSSFYMGVISVNDTITSTRFIRDPETIISSNGDFKLGFFSPEKSTHRYVAIWYLAETYIIWIANRDQPLSDLSGPGVFKIHKDGNLVVLNAQNRVIWSTNVSITATNTTAQLDDSGNLILRDVTNGKTLWDSFTHPADAAVPSMKIAANRLTGKKIEYVSWKSSSDPSSGYFTGSLERLDAPEVYFWYNKTKPYWRTGPWNGRVFLGSPRMSTEYLYGWRFEPNDSGTAYLTYNFENPSMFGVLTISPHGTLKLVEFLNKKIFLELEVDQNKCDLYGTCGPFGSCDNSTLPICSCFEGFEPRNPEEWNRENWTSGCVRNVQLNCGKLNNTSDVQQDRFRVYQNMKVPDFAKRLLGSDQDRCGTSCLGNCSCLAYAYDPYIGCMYWNSDLIDLQKFPNGGVDLFIRVPANLLVAAGGKKRRENMGLLIGITGAIGALIIAVGAYLLWRKFTPKHTGNQPQNMITGDQKQIKLEELPLFEFEKLSTATNNFHLANMLGKGGFGPVYKGQLDNGQEIAVKRLSKASGQGLEEFMNEVVVISKLQHRNLVRLLGCCIERDEQMLVYEFMPNKSLDSFLFDPLQRKILDWKKRFNIIEGIARGILYLHRDSRLRIIHRDLKASNILLDDEMHPKISDFGLARIVRSGDDDEANTKRVVGTYGYMPPEYAMEGIFSEKSDVYSFGVLLLEIVSGRRNTSFYNNEQSLSLVGYAWKLWNEGNIKSIIDLEIQDPMFEKSILRCIHIGLLCVQELTKERPTISTVVLMLISEITHLPPPRQVAFVQKQNCQSSESSQKSQFNSNNNVTISEIQGR comes from the exons ATGGTCACTATCTTGGTGCGTAGCACTACAATTGAACACCAACTGCAACGCGAATTTTGGTGGCAAACATGGAATCAAACTCCTCAAACCCAAAGTTGTTGTATTAGCATTCACAAAGAGAGCACCATCATCCAAAGAACGTCAAGATTCTCCACATTCAAAACCATTAGATTCATGGGTTTTCTAACTCTCACTAATTACTTGATTTTTTTGCTCATATTTTCCAGCTTCTATATGGGTGTAATCTCTGTGAATGATACCATCACATCAACCAGATTCATCAGGGACCCTGAGACTATAATCTCAAGCAACGGTGACTTCAAGCTAGGATTCTTCAGCCCTGAAAAATCCACACATCGCTATGTAGCTATCTGGTATCTCGCTGAAACCTACATCATATGGATAGCCAATAGAGACCAACCACTTAGTGATTTATCTGGGCCTGGGGTGTTCAAAATTCACAAGGATGGGAATCTTGTGGTATTGAATGCACAAAATAGGGTCATATGGTCAACAAATGTGTCAATTACTGCTACCAATACAACTGCTCAACTTGATGATTCGGGAAATCTGATCCTGCGTGATGTCACAAATGGAAAAACATTATGGGACAGTTTCACACACCCTGCTGATGCTGCAGTGCCATCGATGAAGATTGCTGCCAACAGGCTCACAG GTAAGAAAATCGAGTATGTGTCATGGAAAAGCAGTTCAGATCCTTCTTCTGGGTACTTCACAGGGAGCCTTGAACGGTTGGATGCTCCAGAAGTCTATTTTTGGTACAACAAAACAAAGCCATATTGGAGAACTGGTCCATGGAATGGAAGGGTCTTCCTTGGGTCACCAAGGATGTCAACTGAGTACCTATATGGCTGGCGTTTTGAGCCTAATGATAGTGGAACAGCTTATCTAACCTACAACTTTGAAAACCCTTCTATGTTTGGAGTCCTGACCATAAGTCcacatggaacacttaaattggtagagtttttgaacaaaaagataTTTCTGGAGCTTGAGGTGGATCAAAATAAGTGTGACCTTTATGGGACATGTGGGCCTTTTGGAAGCTGTGATAACTCAACATTACCAATTTGCAGCTGTTTTGAGGGGTTTGAGCCCAGAAATCCAGAGGAATGGAACAGGGAAAATTGGACTAGTGGATGTGTGAGGAATGTGCAACTGAATTGTGGCAAGTTGAATAATACGAGTGATGTTCAACAAGATCGGTTTCGGGTGTACCAAAATATGAAAGTGCCTGACTTTGCAAAGAGATTATTAGGTAGTGACCAAGACAGATGCGGAACAAGTTGCTTAGGAAATTGCTCTTGCTTGGCATATGCATATGATCCTTACATTGGTTGCATGTATTGGAATAGTGACTTGATTGATTTGCAGAAATTTCCAAATGGAGGGGTTGATCTCTTCATTCGTGTGCCAGCAAATCTTCTAGTTGCAG CGGGTGgtaaaaagagaagagaaaacatGGGATTACTCATTGGCATTACTGGGGCAATTGGAGCATTAATCATAGCTGTCGGTGCTTATCTTTTGTGGCGGAAGTTTACTCCTAAGCATACAG GAAATCAGCCTCAAAACATGATTACCGGAgaccaaaaacaaattaaactgGAAGAGCTGCCACTGTTTGAATTCGAAAAGCTATCAACTGCTACAAACAACTTTCACTTGGCCAATATGCTTGGCAAGGGAGGTTTTGGTCCGGTATACAAg GGGCAATTGGATAACGGACAAGAAATTGCCGTGAAAAGACTTTCAAAAGCATCTGGACAAGGATTGGAAGAATTTATGAATGAAGTTGTTGTGATTTCTAAACTTCAACATCGCAATCTAGTGAGACTTCTTGGTTGTTGTATAGAACGAGATGAACAAATGTTGGTATATGAGTTTATGCCAAATAAAAGTTTGGATTCATTTCTATTTG ATCCACTCCAAAGGAAAATACTAGATTGGAAAAAACGCTTCAACATAATTGAAGGAATAGCTAGAGGAATACTTTATCTTCATAGAGACTCAAGACTAAGGATTATACACAGAGATCTTAAAGCAAGCAACATCTTACTAGATGATGAGATGCATCCCAAAATATCAGACTTTGGTTTAGCTAGAATTGTTAGaagtggtgatgatgatgaagctAACACGAAAAGGGTTGTTGGAACTTA TGGTTATATGCCGCCTGAATATGCAATGGAGGGAATTTTCTCAGAAAAATCAGATGTCTATAGCTTTGGAGTGTTGTTGCTAGAGATTGTAAGCGGACGAAGAAACACTAGCTTTTATAACAATGAGCAATCACTTAGCCTTGTTGGATAT gcATGGAAACTATGGAATGAAGGCAACATCAAGTCTATAATAGATCTAGAGATACAGGATCCAATGTTCGAAAAGAGTATATTGAGGTGCATACATATAGGACTTCTATGTGTGCAAGAACTTACAAAAGAAAGACCAACTATCTCCACTGTGGTTTTGATGCTCATAAGTGAGATTACACATCTTCCTCCTCCAAGGCAAGTTGCATTTGTTCAGAAACAAAATTGTCAAAGTTCAGAGTCTTCTCAAAAAAGTCAatttaattcaaacaacaatgtaACTATAAGTGAAATTCAAGGTAGATAA
- the LOC100811896 gene encoding G-type lectin S-receptor-like serine/threonine-protein kinase At1g11300 isoform X1 — translation MVTILVRSTTIEHQLQREFWWQTWNQTPQTQSCCISIHKESTIIQRTSRFSTFKTIRFMGFLTLTNYLIFLLIFSSFYMGVISVNDTITSTRFIRDPETIISSNGDFKLGFFSPEKSTHRYVAIWYLAETYIIWIANRDQPLSDLSGPGVFKIHKDGNLVVLNAQNRVIWSTNVSITATNTTAQLDDSGNLILRDVTNGKTLWDSFTHPADAAVPSMKIAANRLTGKKIEYVSWKSSSDPSSGYFTGSLERLDAPEVYFWYNKTKPYWRTGPWNGRVFLGSPRMSTEYLYGWRFEPNDSGTAYLTYNFENPSMFGVLTISPHGTLKLVEFLNKKIFLELEVDQNKCDLYGTCGPFGSCDNSTLPICSCFEGFEPRNPEEWNRENWTSGCVRNVQLNCGKLNNTSDVQQDRFRVYQNMKVPDFAKRLLGSDQDRCGTSCLGNCSCLAYAYDPYIGCMYWNSDLIDLQKFPNGGVDLFIRVPANLLVAAAGGKKRRENMGLLIGITGAIGALIIAVGAYLLWRKFTPKHTGNQPQNMITGDQKQIKLEELPLFEFEKLSTATNNFHLANMLGKGGFGPVYKGQLDNGQEIAVKRLSKASGQGLEEFMNEVVVISKLQHRNLVRLLGCCIERDEQMLVYEFMPNKSLDSFLFDPLQRKILDWKKRFNIIEGIARGILYLHRDSRLRIIHRDLKASNILLDDEMHPKISDFGLARIVRSGDDDEANTKRVVGTYGYMPPEYAMEGIFSEKSDVYSFGVLLLEIVSGRRNTSFYNNEQSLSLVGYAWKLWNEGNIKSIIDLEIQDPMFEKSILRCIHIGLLCVQELTKERPTISTVVLMLISEITHLPPPRQVAFVQKQNCQSSESSQKSQFNSNNNVTISEIQGR, via the exons ATGGTCACTATCTTGGTGCGTAGCACTACAATTGAACACCAACTGCAACGCGAATTTTGGTGGCAAACATGGAATCAAACTCCTCAAACCCAAAGTTGTTGTATTAGCATTCACAAAGAGAGCACCATCATCCAAAGAACGTCAAGATTCTCCACATTCAAAACCATTAGATTCATGGGTTTTCTAACTCTCACTAATTACTTGATTTTTTTGCTCATATTTTCCAGCTTCTATATGGGTGTAATCTCTGTGAATGATACCATCACATCAACCAGATTCATCAGGGACCCTGAGACTATAATCTCAAGCAACGGTGACTTCAAGCTAGGATTCTTCAGCCCTGAAAAATCCACACATCGCTATGTAGCTATCTGGTATCTCGCTGAAACCTACATCATATGGATAGCCAATAGAGACCAACCACTTAGTGATTTATCTGGGCCTGGGGTGTTCAAAATTCACAAGGATGGGAATCTTGTGGTATTGAATGCACAAAATAGGGTCATATGGTCAACAAATGTGTCAATTACTGCTACCAATACAACTGCTCAACTTGATGATTCGGGAAATCTGATCCTGCGTGATGTCACAAATGGAAAAACATTATGGGACAGTTTCACACACCCTGCTGATGCTGCAGTGCCATCGATGAAGATTGCTGCCAACAGGCTCACAG GTAAGAAAATCGAGTATGTGTCATGGAAAAGCAGTTCAGATCCTTCTTCTGGGTACTTCACAGGGAGCCTTGAACGGTTGGATGCTCCAGAAGTCTATTTTTGGTACAACAAAACAAAGCCATATTGGAGAACTGGTCCATGGAATGGAAGGGTCTTCCTTGGGTCACCAAGGATGTCAACTGAGTACCTATATGGCTGGCGTTTTGAGCCTAATGATAGTGGAACAGCTTATCTAACCTACAACTTTGAAAACCCTTCTATGTTTGGAGTCCTGACCATAAGTCcacatggaacacttaaattggtagagtttttgaacaaaaagataTTTCTGGAGCTTGAGGTGGATCAAAATAAGTGTGACCTTTATGGGACATGTGGGCCTTTTGGAAGCTGTGATAACTCAACATTACCAATTTGCAGCTGTTTTGAGGGGTTTGAGCCCAGAAATCCAGAGGAATGGAACAGGGAAAATTGGACTAGTGGATGTGTGAGGAATGTGCAACTGAATTGTGGCAAGTTGAATAATACGAGTGATGTTCAACAAGATCGGTTTCGGGTGTACCAAAATATGAAAGTGCCTGACTTTGCAAAGAGATTATTAGGTAGTGACCAAGACAGATGCGGAACAAGTTGCTTAGGAAATTGCTCTTGCTTGGCATATGCATATGATCCTTACATTGGTTGCATGTATTGGAATAGTGACTTGATTGATTTGCAGAAATTTCCAAATGGAGGGGTTGATCTCTTCATTCGTGTGCCAGCAAATCTTCTAGTTGCAG CAGCGGGTGgtaaaaagagaagagaaaacatGGGATTACTCATTGGCATTACTGGGGCAATTGGAGCATTAATCATAGCTGTCGGTGCTTATCTTTTGTGGCGGAAGTTTACTCCTAAGCATACAG GAAATCAGCCTCAAAACATGATTACCGGAgaccaaaaacaaattaaactgGAAGAGCTGCCACTGTTTGAATTCGAAAAGCTATCAACTGCTACAAACAACTTTCACTTGGCCAATATGCTTGGCAAGGGAGGTTTTGGTCCGGTATACAAg GGGCAATTGGATAACGGACAAGAAATTGCCGTGAAAAGACTTTCAAAAGCATCTGGACAAGGATTGGAAGAATTTATGAATGAAGTTGTTGTGATTTCTAAACTTCAACATCGCAATCTAGTGAGACTTCTTGGTTGTTGTATAGAACGAGATGAACAAATGTTGGTATATGAGTTTATGCCAAATAAAAGTTTGGATTCATTTCTATTTG ATCCACTCCAAAGGAAAATACTAGATTGGAAAAAACGCTTCAACATAATTGAAGGAATAGCTAGAGGAATACTTTATCTTCATAGAGACTCAAGACTAAGGATTATACACAGAGATCTTAAAGCAAGCAACATCTTACTAGATGATGAGATGCATCCCAAAATATCAGACTTTGGTTTAGCTAGAATTGTTAGaagtggtgatgatgatgaagctAACACGAAAAGGGTTGTTGGAACTTA TGGTTATATGCCGCCTGAATATGCAATGGAGGGAATTTTCTCAGAAAAATCAGATGTCTATAGCTTTGGAGTGTTGTTGCTAGAGATTGTAAGCGGACGAAGAAACACTAGCTTTTATAACAATGAGCAATCACTTAGCCTTGTTGGATAT gcATGGAAACTATGGAATGAAGGCAACATCAAGTCTATAATAGATCTAGAGATACAGGATCCAATGTTCGAAAAGAGTATATTGAGGTGCATACATATAGGACTTCTATGTGTGCAAGAACTTACAAAAGAAAGACCAACTATCTCCACTGTGGTTTTGATGCTCATAAGTGAGATTACACATCTTCCTCCTCCAAGGCAAGTTGCATTTGTTCAGAAACAAAATTGTCAAAGTTCAGAGTCTTCTCAAAAAAGTCAatttaattcaaacaacaatgtaACTATAAGTGAAATTCAAGGTAGATAA